One genomic segment of Solea senegalensis isolate Sse05_10M unplaced genomic scaffold, IFAPA_SoseM_1 scf7180000013311, whole genome shotgun sequence includes these proteins:
- the LOC122760264 gene encoding probable rhodanese domain-containing dual specificity protein phosphatase, translating to MLILDCRSAERYKDSHVMTARAAVTVIHPALGCLISCIELQKYSIILLYAEQGCSPVGSVKARADSPDLQRCFFQLSGLGMDPVIILGGFSAFYTLYPFLCTPRMVLLEHERHTLTIYPSEILEEALYQGSATQASDYRIIKNLHITHVVNATANCPDAFPNMLCYLRLRLSDDAQQDLVQALPLASRFINTALKAEPAGRVLVHCSMGRSRSSALTLAFLMQHRSWTLLHAVRWLKERRACTAPNVNFLRQLLTYEEQLFGSRLTTLDDIRR from the exons ATGCTCATCCTGGACTGTCGCAGTGCAGAGAG gtacaAGGACAGCCATGTGATGACAGCGCGGGCTGCTGTGACGGTGATCCACCCTGCACTGGGCTGTCTAATCAGCTGTATAGAGCTGCAGAAGTACTCTATAATACTGCTCTATGCTGAACAAGGATGCAGCCCAG TGGGCAGTGTGAAGGCCAGGGCAGACTCCCCAGACCTCCAGCGCTGTTTCTTTCAGCTCAGTGGTCTGGGAATGGACCCTGTCATCATACTGGGGGGATTCTCGGCCTTCTATACCCTCTACCCTTTCCTGTGCACACCACGGATGGTCCTGCTCGAACATGAGAGGCACACTCTCACCATCTACCCCTCGGAGATCCTGGAAGAGGCTCTCTACCAGGGTTCTGCCACGCAGGCCTCCGACTACCGCATCATCAAGaatttacacatcacacacgTGGTCAATGCCACTGCCAACTGCCCTGACGCTTTCCCCAACATGTTGTGCTACCTGCGGCTGCGTCTGAGTGATGATGCCCAACAGGACCTGGTACAGGCACTGCCACTGGCATCCAGGTTCATCAACACGGCCCTGAAGGCTGAGCCAGCTGGCCGTGTTCTGGTCCACTGCAGTATGGGCAGAAGTCGCAGCTCGGCACTAACACTGGCCTTCCTCATGCAGCACCGCAGCTGGACTCTGCTTCATGCCGTGCGCTGGTTGAAGGAGAGGAGGGCATGCACGGCACCCAACGTGAACTTCCTGCGTCAGCTGTTGACCTATGAGGAGCAGCTGTTTGGAAGCAGACTCACGACCCTTGACGACATCCGCAGATGA
- the LOC122760261 gene encoding prolyl 4-hydroxylase subunit alpha-1-like has product MELLCWCTLLLSYVQFLSAHNDFFTSIGQMTDLLYTEKDLVTSLKDYIKAEENKLEQVKRWADKLDTLTSTAIQDPEGFLGHPVNAFKLMKRLNTEWSDLESLVLSDTTDGFISNLTIQRQHFPSDEDQTGAAKALLRLQDTYRLDANTISTGDLPGVTHKSQMTVEDCYELGKIAYSEADYYHTELWMAQALKQLDQGEESTLDKVTVLDYLSYAIYQQGEIERALDYTKRLLELDPEHQRAKGNLKYFEFQLEKQKKAEEEEAEKQKERGKRETSEKKKKPKKPSFSLIPERKKYEMLCRGEGNKLTPRRQSRLFCRYYDNNHSPALVLAPVKQQDEWDRPYIVRYLDIISEEEMQRVKQLAKPRLRRATISNPITGVLETAPYRISKSAWLTGDDDPMIDVINQRIEDITGLEMDTAEEL; this is encoded by the exons ATGGAGCTGCTGTGTTGGTGCACGCTGCTGCTGAGCTATGTGCAGTTTCTCTCAGCCCACAATGACTTCTTCACCTCCATAG gtcaGATGACAGACCTGTTATACACAGAAAAAGACCTTGTCACCTCTCTGAAGGACTACAtcaaagcagaggaaaacaagcTGGAGCAGGTCAAAAG GTGGGCTGATAAGTTGGATACGTTGACATCCACAGCCATACAGGACCCCGAGGGCTTCCTGGGCCATCCTGTGAATGCCTTCAAACTAATGAAGAGACTGAACACAGAGTGGAGTGACCTGGAGAGCCTTGTACTCAGCGATACCACTGATG GGTTTATTTCCAACCTAACCATCCAGAGACAGCACTTCCCCTCAGACGAGGACCAGACCGGGGCTGCCAAAGCCCTGCTGCGGTTACAAGACACATACAGATTGGATGCCAACACCATATCTACAGGAGACCTGCCTG GAGTGACACACAAGAGCCAAATGACAGTAGAGGACTGTTACGAACTGGGCAAAATCGCCTACTCTGAGGCTGATTACTACCACACAGAGCTGTGGATGGCTCAGGCCCTGAAGCAGCTCGATCAGGGAGAAGAGTCCACTTTAGATAAGGTGACCGTGCTCGACTACCTCAGTTACGCCATCTACCAGCAGGGGGAGATAGAACGAGCCCTGGATTACACCAAGAGGCTGCTTGAACTGG ACCCAGAGCACCAGCGGGCCAAGGGCAACCTCAAGTATTTTGAGTTCCAGTTGGAGAAGCAGAAAAaggctgaggaggaagaagctgaaaagcagaaggagagagggaaaagagaaacgagtgaaaagaagaaaaagcccAAAAAGCCTTCCTTCAGTTTGATTCCAGAGAGGAAGAAGTATGAGATGCTTTGTCGTGGGGAGGGCAACAAATTG ACCCCCCGAAGGCAGAGCCGACTGTTTTGTCGCTACTATGACAACAATCATAGCCCCGCTCTGGTGTTGGCACCTGTGAAACAGCAAGATGAGTGGGACCGCCCGTACATTGTCCGCTACCTTGACATCATTTCAGAGGAGGAAATGCAGAGGGTCAAGCAGCTTGCAAAGCCAAGA CTGCGCAGGGCCACCATCTCCAACCCCATCACAGGAGTGCTGGAGACAGCTCCGTACCGGATCAGCAAAAG